The following are encoded together in the Triticum dicoccoides isolate Atlit2015 ecotype Zavitan chromosome 6B, WEW_v2.0, whole genome shotgun sequence genome:
- the LOC119323155 gene encoding pumilio homolog 23-like yields MEKSKHGRRNNREDGNTGRGRGKGRPLGSSMNMNPGGKKNENALQPPNASTSAMNVIRKKVDPETAKYFLEISNLFDNKEIDLEDRSTICANALEETKGKELELVTDGVISHTLQILVQGCELEQLCMFLRSCIQSFHVIAMDKFGSHVAEAALKALATHLEDDTSRVIVEEILNRICKVIAADATNVMCSCYGSHVLRTLLCLCKGVPLDSLQDFHTIKRSAVLAERLSGGSSRPGDQNLTSFEHGFPDMFKTFVRQMLQNAKNDISTLLTEKNSSLVLQTVLKLSAGDDDELNHIISILLGYDEDDTAQKKDYSEQKNKIVALLEDTAYSHLLEVIIDVAPEELRSNMLIGTLKGALFAISSHHCGNYVVQALVSSAKTADQMKQIWEELGPNIKELLELGKSGVVASILAACQRLETNRLEISEALSAAITSDSESSDSIVAHILFLENFLRKKSYWKWPLGVKMSVLGCLMLQSIFQYPHQYIRQYVASLLALDNDQILQIAKDPGGSRVLEAFLCSSATTKRKFKVFAKLQGHYGEIAMNPSGSFLVEKCFTASNFSHKEAIVSELLAMQNELSRTRHAIHLLKKLDVDRYSRRPDQWRAAQTSKETTQREFQAEFGLNNSKPVGQSIEELFSPQSPAKKRKQKEKTDKPTTADAGTTKPESFQKSTKGQKSAKAMPEGESSSKKPVSMPFLNDSGKRKSPGFLSDKPIHKKQKHERPTDDRRFVGDGSSVGTPLVRNNVKQKQSIAELAALAGKDKLTAGEVRKLLKPEISAKGG; encoded by the exons ATGGAGAAATCTAAACATGGGAGGAGGAACAACCGCGAGGATGGGAACACGGGCAGAGGGCGTGGAAAGGGCCGCCCTTTGGGCAGCTCGATGAACATGAATCCCGGGGGCAAGAAGAATGAGAACGCATTACAGCCCCCCAATGCTTCAACATCAGCGATGAATGTTATTAG GAAGAAGGTCGATCCTGAAACCGCTAAATACTTCCTCGAGATATCGAATCTCTTTGATAACAAGGAGATAGATTTGGAGGACCGTTCGACGATCTGCGCTAATGCTTTGGAAGAAACTAAAGGGAAAGAGCTTGAACTTGTCACTGATGGTGTAATCAGCCACACCTTGCAGATTCTTGTACAAGGTTGCGAGTTGGAGCAGTTATGCATGTTCCTCCGCAGCTGTATTCAGTCTTTTCATGTTATTGCCATGGACAAATTTGGATCGCATGTGGCTGAAGCAGCTCTCAAGGCACTGGCAACACATCTTGAAGACGACACCTCCAGGGTCATTGTGGAAGAGATACTGAATAGGATTTGCAAG GTTATTGCTGCAGATGCTACTAATGTGATGTGCAGCTGCTATGGATCCCATGTTCTAAGGACACTTCTCTGTCTTTGTAAGGGCGTCCCGTTAGATTCATTGCAAGATTTCCACACGATAAAGAGATCTGCCGTTCTGGCTGAACGATTGAGCGGTGGTTCAAGTAGACCAGGCGACCAGAATCTGACAAGCTTTGAACATGGTTTCCCAGACATGTTCAAAACATTTGTCAGGCAAATGCTACAAAATGCAAAAAATGACATTTCAACATTATTAACTGAGAAGAACAGTAGCCTTGTTTTACAG ACCGTGTTAAAATTATCAGCTGGTGATGACGATGAATTGAATCATATAATATCGATTCTTCTTGGTTACGATGAGGATGACACTGCTCAGAAGAAAGATTACAGTGAACAAAAGAATAAGATAGTTGCTTTACTTGAAGATACTGCTTACAGTCATCTCTTGGAG GTCATTATAGATGTTGCTCCCGAGGAACTACGCAGCAATATGCTTATAGGCACTCTCAAGGGTGCACTATTTGCAATCTCGTCTCACCACTGTGGTAACTATGTGGTACAAGCTTTAGTATCATCAGCCAAAACTGCAGATCAG ATGAAGCAAATATGGGAGGAACTTGGTCCTAATATCAAGGAGTTGCTTGAGCTAGGTAAATCAGGAGTGGTGGCTTCCATTTTAGCTGCATGCCAGCGACTTGAAACAAATCGCCTAGAG ATCTCTGAAGCTCTTTCTGCAGCAATAACTTCAGATTCCGAGTCTTCTGATAGCATTGTTGCACATATACTTTTTCTTGAGAATTTCCTCCGGAAGAAATCTTATTGGAAATGGCCGCTTGGTGTAAAGATGAGTGTTCTTGGTTGCCTGATGCTCCAATCAATTTTTCAATACCCACAT CAATATATTCGGCAGTATGTTGCAAGTTTGCTGGCTTTGGACAATGATCAGATCCTGCAGATTGCCAAGGACCCTGGAGGCAGCCGTGTTCTTGAGGCATTTTTATGTTCAAGTGCAACAACAAAGCGAAAATTTAAAGTTTTTGCAAA ATTGCAAGGCCATTACGGGGAGATTGCTATGAATCCTTCTGGCTCATTCTTGGTAGAAAAATGCTTTACAGCGAGTAATTTTTCCCACAAAGAGGCCATCGTGTCAGAGCTGCTGGCTATGCAAAATGAACTATCTCGGACAAGACATGCCATCCACTTGTTAAAGAAACTGGATGTTGATAG ATACTCAAGACGACCCGACCAGTGGAGAGCTGCGCAAACTTCAAAAGAAACAACCCAGAGAGAATTTCAAGCCGAATTTGGCCTGAACAACAGTAAACCTGTTGGCCAGAGTATCGAGGAGCTGTTTTCTCCTCAAAGCCCTGCAAAGAAGCGTAAACAGAAAGAGAAGACCGACAAACCTACTACTGCGGATGCCGGCACCACCAAGCCAGAGTCATTTCAGAAAAGCACCAAGGGCCAGAAATCCGCCAAGGCAATGCCTGAGGGAGAATCGAGCAGCAAGAAACCCGTGAGCATGCCGTTCTTGAATGACAGTGGCAAGAGGAAATCGCCAGGTTTCCTATCGGACAAACCGATTCACAAGAAACAAAAACACGAGAGACCCACAGATGACAGGCGGTTTGTCGGGGATGGCAGCAGCGTTGGCACACCGTTGGTCAGGAATAATGTCAAGCAGAAACAGTCCATCGCCGAGCTTGCTGCTCTGGCTGGTAAGGATAAACTGACCGCAGGGGAGGTCCGGAAGCTGCTCAAGCCCGAAATTTCAGCCAAGGGTGGCTAA
- the LOC119319990 gene encoding G-type lectin S-receptor-like serine/threonine-protein kinase At2g19130, producing MALDLLNLLSKRHAVLFCGLLQKVSATFESYCGPYGICKRSGLCICPAGFDPLSTTSRSSLGCSREVPMNCEGDNSTHRKGVFNPIDGVYKLPKNSWPSIARNLKECEASCLKDCTCTAFAYNVTCLLWFWELRNTVVLDSGSNGNRLYIRVATKQQDGHLGFRAAPLFLTAMATLTIIVLVIGLTVLWRCRTKLFRARTVYENGSLVVFSFAQIKNSTKKFSEKLGEGGFGCVFKGTLPGSAVVAVKRLKCLRQGEKQFRAEVQTIGMIQHNNLVRLLGFCADSSSRLLVYEYMEKGSLNSHLFCKDSAKLSWKLRYHIALGTARGLAYLHEECKDCIIHCDMKPDNVLLDAQFCPKIADFGMAKLLGRDFSRALTTMRGTIGYLAPEWISGLPITHKADIYSYGMMLFEIISGRRNAEKIKEGNFTYFPIFAAVKLHEGDVMCLLDRRLEGDADVEQLSRACRIACWCIQDAEDHRPMMGQVVQMLEGVLDVELPPIPRSLQNFVGMED from the coding sequence ATGGCTCTGGATTTGTTGAATTTGCTAAGCAAGAGGCACGCAGTTCTGTTTTGTGGTCTGCTCCAGAAAGTTTCTGCGACTTTTGAGTCGTACTGTGGACCTTATGGAATCTGCAAAAGGTCAGGCCTCTGCATATGCCCTGCCGGTTTTGATCCATTAAGCACAACATCAAGGAGTTCTCTTGGCTGTTCGAGGGAGGTTCCTATGAATTGTGAAGGAGACAATTCAACTCATCGAAAAGGGGTGTTTAACCCAATAGATGGCGTCTACAAGTTACCCAAGAATTCTTGGCCCTCTATTGCCAGAAATCTGAAAGAGTGTGAAGCCTCCTGCTTAAAGGACTGTACCTGTACTGCCTTTGCTTACAATGTGACATGCCTGTTATGGTTTTGGGAGTTACGGAACACGGTAGTGCTTGACTCTGGTTCAAATGGCAATCGTTTGTACATACGTGTTGCCACCAAACAACAAGATGGACATTTGGGTTTCAGAGCTGCTCCTCTCTTTCTAACGGCAATGGCCACGTTAACCATCATTGTTTTGGTCATTGGTCTGACTGTTTTGTGGAGATGCAGAACAAAGTTATTCAGAGCAAGAACTGTGTATGAAAACGGAAGCCTTGTGGTCTTCTCATTTGCACAAATAAAGAACTCAACAAAAAAATTCTCTGAAAAACTCGGAGAAGGTGGTTTCGGCTGTGTTTTCAAGGGGACATTGCCAGGTTCTGCTGTAGTGGCCGTCAAAAGGCTAAAATGCCTTAGGCAAGGTGAGAAGCAGTTTCGAGCAGAGGTGCAGACCATTGGGATGATTCAACACAACAATCTTGTCCGTCTACTTGGATTCTGTGCTGATAGCAGTAGCAGGTTATTGGTGTATGAGTACATGGAAAAAGGTTCTTTAAACTCACATCTCTTCTGCAAGGATTCTGCAAAACTGAGCTGGAAACTGCGGTACCATATAGCACTTGGAACAGCAAGAGGCCTGGCTTATCTGCACGAGGAGTGCAAGGATTGCATTATACACTGCGACATGAAGCCGGACAATGTACTTCTTGATGCACAGTTCTGTCCCAAGATTGCCGACTTTGGTATGGCGAAGCTTCTTGGTCGAGATTTCAGTAGGGCCCTGACAACAATGAGAGGGACCATCGGATACCTTGCACCGGAGTGGATCTCAGGGCTGCCGATCACACACAAGGCTGACATCTACAGCTATGGAATGATGCTTTTTGAAATCATATCAGGGCGAAGAAATGCGGAGAAAATTAAAGAAGGGAACTTTACTTACTTTCCCATCTTTGCTGCAGTCAAGCTGCATGAAGGGGATGTTATGTGCCTGTTGGATAGAAGGTTGGAAGGCGATGCGGATGTGGAGCAGCTGAGCAGAGCTTGCAGAATTGCATGTTGGTGCATTCAAGATGCTGAAGATCATAGGCCAATGATGGGGCAAGTTGTTCAGATGCTAGAAGGTGTTCTGGATGTCGAATTACCTCCCATTCCAAGGTCACTGCAGAATTTTGTGGGTATGGAGGATTGA